A genomic stretch from Sphingobacterium sp. ML3W includes:
- the bshA gene encoding N-acetyl-alpha-D-glucosaminyl L-malate synthase BshA — protein sequence MKIGIVCYPTFGGSGVVATELGKALAANGHEIHFITYRQPARLDFFSENLYYHEVAVSQYPLFDFLPYESALASKLVDVVRFEKLDLIHVHYAIPHASAAFMAKQILLTTYGINIPVVTTLHGTDITLVGKDKSFSPVVTFSINQSDGVTAVSQNLKDETLRYFDISRDIKVITNFIDLDRFSNRDRSHFKKAIAPGNERILVHTSNFRKVKNTEDVIRIFKKVHDVIPSKLLMVGDGPERRNAEELSRELDVCMDVRFLGKQDAVEEILSVSDLFLMPSSSESFGLAALEAMACQVPVVSSNTGGLPELNENGVTGFLSNVGDVDDMAKNAIYILEDADRLEKFKEAALNHAKKFQLSNIMPLYEQYYREVIDQTTKAQ from the coding sequence ATGAAAATAGGCATTGTTTGTTATCCCACGTTTGGTGGCAGTGGTGTTGTGGCAACGGAATTAGGAAAGGCTTTGGCAGCCAATGGACATGAGATCCATTTTATAACCTACCGACAACCTGCACGCCTAGATTTCTTTTCGGAAAACCTTTATTACCACGAAGTTGCAGTATCTCAATATCCACTTTTTGACTTTTTACCTTACGAATCAGCGCTGGCCAGTAAACTGGTTGATGTCGTACGTTTTGAGAAGCTGGATCTGATCCATGTGCATTATGCCATTCCCCATGCTTCAGCTGCATTCATGGCAAAACAAATATTACTGACGACTTATGGTATTAATATTCCTGTGGTAACCACTCTCCATGGTACAGATATTACACTGGTTGGAAAAGATAAAAGCTTTAGTCCTGTCGTCACCTTCTCGATCAATCAGTCAGACGGTGTAACCGCAGTTTCACAAAATCTAAAAGATGAGACACTCCGGTATTTTGATATCTCTAGAGATATTAAAGTGATTACCAACTTCATCGATCTCGATCGATTCAGCAACAGGGACCGCTCCCATTTCAAAAAAGCGATTGCTCCGGGCAATGAGCGTATCTTGGTTCATACTTCCAATTTTAGAAAAGTAAAAAATACAGAAGACGTCATCCGTATATTTAAGAAAGTACATGATGTCATCCCCTCCAAACTATTAATGGTTGGTGATGGTCCTGAACGTCGCAACGCGGAGGAACTGTCCAGAGAATTGGATGTATGTATGGATGTTCGTTTTTTGGGTAAACAGGATGCTGTTGAAGAAATCTTGTCCGTTTCCGACCTTTTCTTGATGCCTTCGAGCTCCGAGAGCTTTGGTTTGGCGGCCTTAGAGGCAATGGCTTGCCAGGTTCCGGTTGTTTCATCCAATACAGGTGGATTGCCCGAACTGAATGAAAACGGTGTAACGGGATTTTTGAGCAATGTGGGCGATGTGGATGATATGGCCAAGAATGCGATCTATATTTTGGAAGATGCTGACAGATTGGAGAAATTTAAAGAAGCAGCATTAAATCATGCAAAAAAATTCCAATTGTCCAATATCATGCCTTTATACGAACAATATTACCGCGAAGTGATTGATCAAACAACAAAAGCGCAATAA
- a CDS encoding M28 family peptidase — MKKIHNLIWVAFSVVSCAQAQDVNTKYANEITVESTQKHLRTLASVDFEGRGTGQKGGQLAADYIANEFKKYGLSAPVNGSYFQPLQLIHNSFKVKQFTINDRPFQNGKDIFVIGNNEEKLFESNEIIFIGYGIDDPKYSDITGLDLTNKVVLLLNESEPTDDKGNSWITGKKTPSDWSTSRNKKIKEILKKKPKLILAVNSQLSQLLEEAGDRATEGRYNLAIDQPAPEKSPMIPVVNITDHAANYIFNLARTNLAAVVGKINRSGQAISFAINTNFKADFGTNAKPLADPNILGYLEGTDKKDEIVVIGGHYDHDGKDSKGNIFFGADDNASGTTAVLELARSFSRAKAAGNGPRRSILFITYAAEEKGLLGSKFYTENPIFPLANTVACINIDMIGRVDDKHLKGNHDYIHAIGSDKLSSELYQINKDENEKNTKLEIDYMYDNPKDPMRLYYRSDHYNFAKKGIPSIFYFSGLHPDYHTPADTYDRIDFPLMVKREKLVFFTAWQIANRDGRLIIDSNKE, encoded by the coding sequence ATGAAGAAAATACATAACCTGATTTGGGTAGCGTTTTCTGTGGTGAGTTGTGCTCAGGCACAGGATGTCAATACCAAATATGCAAATGAAATCACTGTAGAATCGACACAAAAGCATCTACGAACGCTTGCTTCGGTGGACTTTGAAGGAAGAGGAACAGGACAGAAAGGCGGTCAGTTGGCCGCGGATTATATCGCAAATGAGTTCAAAAAATATGGACTTTCAGCACCTGTAAATGGATCGTATTTCCAGCCCCTACAGCTTATACATAATAGTTTTAAGGTCAAACAGTTTACGATCAATGACCGGCCTTTTCAAAATGGAAAGGATATTTTTGTCATTGGAAACAACGAAGAGAAACTTTTTGAAAGCAACGAAATAATATTCATTGGCTATGGAATTGATGATCCAAAGTATTCCGATATCACGGGCTTAGACCTGACCAATAAAGTTGTCCTGTTATTGAACGAAAGTGAACCTACGGATGATAAGGGAAATTCATGGATCACCGGGAAGAAGACTCCATCTGACTGGTCGACGAGCAGGAATAAGAAAATTAAGGAAATTCTCAAGAAGAAACCAAAATTGATATTAGCTGTCAACAGCCAGCTATCCCAATTGCTTGAAGAGGCAGGAGACCGCGCGACAGAAGGACGTTATAACTTGGCTATAGATCAGCCCGCACCCGAAAAATCGCCCATGATCCCAGTCGTCAACATAACGGATCATGCTGCGAATTATATCTTTAATCTTGCACGTACAAATCTGGCCGCTGTTGTCGGCAAAATCAACCGCTCTGGACAAGCAATTTCTTTTGCGATTAACACCAATTTCAAGGCCGACTTCGGTACAAATGCTAAACCTTTAGCTGACCCGAATATCCTGGGATACCTGGAGGGAACCGACAAAAAAGACGAAATTGTTGTCATTGGTGGACATTACGATCACGATGGCAAAGATTCCAAAGGAAACATCTTTTTTGGTGCTGACGACAACGCCTCCGGAACAACCGCTGTGCTGGAACTTGCCCGCAGTTTTTCCCGTGCAAAAGCCGCTGGTAATGGCCCAAGACGCAGTATCCTGTTTATAACTTATGCGGCTGAAGAAAAAGGTTTACTAGGTTCTAAATTCTATACCGAAAATCCAATCTTTCCACTGGCAAATACTGTTGCCTGTATCAACATCGATATGATTGGCCGTGTAGATGATAAGCACCTCAAGGGTAATCATGACTATATCCATGCGATCGGTTCAGATAAACTGAGTTCTGAACTTTATCAGATCAATAAAGATGAAAATGAAAAAAACACCAAACTGGAAATAGATTATATGTATGATAATCCAAAGGATCCAATGCGTCTGTATTACAGATCAGACCATTATAACTTTGCAAAGAAAGGTATACCGTCGATCTTCTATTTTTCGGGCCTTCATCCCGACTACCATACACCCGCCGACACCTATGACAGAATTGATTTCCCATTAATGGTCAAACGGGAGAAGTTGGTCTTTTTCACGGCATGGCAGATCGCCAATAGAGATGGGCGATTAATTATTGATAGTAATAAAGAATAA
- the rpiB gene encoding ribose 5-phosphate isomerase B yields MSSVKKIAIGSDHAGFEYKTALVSFLNELGYEVTDFGTNSPDSVDYPDFAHPVASAVENKEADAGVLICGSANGVAITANKHQNIRAAICWLEEISALARQHNDANVVCVPARFIDLDLAKKIVSTFMTTEFEGGRHANRVNKIACSC; encoded by the coding sequence ATGAGCAGTGTAAAGAAAATTGCGATTGGAAGTGACCATGCAGGTTTTGAATACAAAACAGCATTGGTTAGCTTTTTAAATGAATTGGGTTATGAAGTAACCGACTTTGGAACAAACTCCCCAGATTCAGTCGATTACCCAGATTTTGCACATCCGGTCGCATCGGCGGTAGAGAATAAAGAGGCTGATGCTGGTGTATTGATATGTGGCAGTGCCAATGGTGTTGCGATCACAGCCAATAAACATCAAAATATCCGTGCCGCAATCTGTTGGTTGGAAGAAATTTCTGCATTAGCACGTCAACATAACGATGCCAATGTCGTATGTGTCCCAGCCCGTTTTATCGATCTTGATCTCGCTAAAAAGATCGTATCAACTTTTATGACAACCGAATTTGAAGGTGGACGTCATGCCAATCGTGTCAATAAAATAGCTTGCAGCTGTTAA
- a CDS encoding BlaI/MecI/CopY family transcriptional regulator: MEDFKELTKAEEQIMQELWEMERGFVKDIIDRLPEPKPAYNTVSTIVRILETKGFVSHESFGKSHQYLPKISKEEYKKGITGKLLNNYFDNSPKSMLSYFLEENKLDVKELNDILSIIQQNK, encoded by the coding sequence ATGGAAGATTTTAAAGAATTGACTAAAGCAGAAGAACAGATCATGCAGGAGCTTTGGGAAATGGAGCGTGGTTTTGTCAAAGATATCATTGACCGACTACCTGAACCGAAACCTGCTTACAATACAGTTTCAACGATAGTGCGTATTCTCGAAACCAAGGGTTTTGTGTCGCATGAGTCTTTTGGTAAAAGCCATCAGTATTTGCCGAAGATCTCAAAAGAGGAATATAAAAAAGGAATCACTGGTAAGTTGTTGAATAATTATTTTGATAATTCTCCCAAAAGTATGCTTTCTTATTTTCTGGAAGAGAATAAATTGGATGTCAAAGAATTAAACGATATTCTTTCGATCATCCAACAGAATAAATAA
- a CDS encoding chaperone modulator CbpM has product METTLIKVIDFCQSRKVETTFLQTMEEYGLIHIIIQQEEQFIDEDELKKLERLSNLYYDLEVNPQGIQVANHLLDKVEQLQHEILQLKNKLKALDY; this is encoded by the coding sequence ATGGAAACGACACTCATAAAAGTTATTGACTTCTGCCAATCCAGAAAAGTTGAAACAACTTTTCTACAGACCATGGAAGAGTATGGCCTTATTCACATTATCATCCAACAGGAAGAACAATTTATTGATGAAGATGAACTCAAGAAACTGGAACGTTTGTCAAATCTTTATTACGACCTGGAAGTAAATCCGCAGGGAATTCAGGTGGCCAATCACCTATTGGATAAGGTAGAGCAACTTCAACATGAAATTCTACAGCTCAAAAATAAATTAAAAGCCCTGGATTATTAA
- the tatC gene encoding twin-arginine translocase subunit TatC encodes MSTPNSKDLIQAIKNKGKNIEAEMSFFDHLEVLRWHLVRSAIAICIFAGIAFTFYDFVFKDIIMGPKNLDFWTYRMMCKAAEVFNLADFCVKKIPFNIINTELAGQFMLQINSCLLMALMMGFPYLLFEIWLFVKPALTDVERRSARGFVFYATVLFVLGALFGYYIVVPLSINFLANVSLSDEIVNQITIDNYLSTIATLTLGCGIVFLLPIMVFILSKIGIMTPEFMRASRRYATVIILLIAAVITPSADIITMLTVAAPMFLLYEISIMVSADVKRKKLAQEK; translated from the coding sequence ATGAGTACACCAAATTCGAAAGATCTAATACAAGCTATCAAAAATAAAGGGAAGAATATAGAAGCCGAGATGTCTTTCTTTGACCATCTTGAGGTCTTAAGATGGCATTTGGTTCGTTCGGCTATCGCCATCTGTATCTTTGCAGGTATCGCGTTCACATTCTACGATTTTGTCTTTAAAGATATTATCATGGGTCCCAAAAATCTGGATTTTTGGACCTATCGTATGATGTGTAAAGCCGCTGAGGTATTCAATTTAGCTGATTTCTGTGTCAAGAAGATACCTTTTAATATTATCAATACGGAATTGGCGGGGCAATTTATGCTCCAGATCAACTCCTGCTTGTTGATGGCTTTGATGATGGGTTTCCCTTATCTCCTTTTCGAAATTTGGTTGTTTGTAAAACCTGCATTGACAGACGTAGAAAGACGTTCTGCCCGGGGGTTTGTATTTTACGCTACAGTATTATTTGTTTTGGGCGCTCTTTTCGGATACTATATTGTCGTACCATTATCCATCAACTTCCTAGCGAATGTATCCTTAAGTGATGAAATCGTCAACCAGATTACGATAGACAACTACCTATCTACTATTGCGACATTGACATTAGGCTGTGGAATTGTATTCCTGCTGCCAATCATGGTATTTATTCTGTCTAAAATAGGTATTATGACGCCCGAATTTATGCGTGCCAGCCGTCGTTATGCAACAGTAATTATTTTGCTTATAGCAGCCGTAATTACACCTTCTGCAGATATTATCACCATGTTGACCGTTGCTGCGCCGATGTTCTTATTATATGAAATAAGTATCATGGTCTCCGCGGATGTCAAAAGAAAAAAATTAGCACAAGAAAAATAA
- the accC gene encoding acetyl-CoA carboxylase biotin carboxylase subunit: MFKKILIANRGEIALRIIRTCREMGIKSVAVYSTADRDSLHVRFADEAVCIGPPPSKDSYLNIPNIISAAELTNADAIHPGYGFLSENARFSAICAEYGIKFIGATAEQIEKMGDKSRAKDTMKKAGVPTVPGSDGLISNVKEGIVLANEIGYPVIIKATAGGGGRGMRIIWKDEEFEPAWDSARVESAAAFGNDGIYLEKYVEEPRHIEFQIVGDQFGTVCHLSERDCSIQRRHQKLIEESPSPFMTPELRAEMGEAAVKGAKAVNYEGAGTIEFLVDKHRNFYFMEMNTRIQVEHPVTEEVINFDLIKEQIKVAAGIPISGKNYEPEMHAIECRINAEDPFNNFRPSPGRITNFHSPGGHGVRVDTHVYSGYTIPPNYDSMIAKLITVAQTREEAICTMERALSEFVIEGIKTTIPLHLRLMRDPNFRAGNFTTKFMETFDLTEYPVED; this comes from the coding sequence ATGTTTAAAAAAATATTAATTGCAAATAGAGGAGAAATTGCCCTGCGCATCATCCGTACCTGCCGTGAGATGGGTATCAAAAGTGTTGCAGTGTATTCAACCGCAGATCGAGACAGCTTACACGTAAGATTTGCTGATGAAGCGGTTTGTATTGGCCCTCCACCGAGTAAAGATTCTTACTTAAACATTCCGAATATTATTTCTGCGGCTGAATTGACAAATGCAGATGCTATTCATCCAGGATATGGATTCTTGTCTGAGAACGCACGTTTTTCGGCAATTTGTGCAGAGTATGGCATCAAATTTATTGGTGCTACCGCTGAGCAGATCGAAAAAATGGGCGATAAGTCCCGTGCGAAGGATACCATGAAAAAGGCTGGTGTACCTACTGTACCGGGATCAGATGGTTTGATCTCAAACGTAAAAGAAGGTATCGTATTGGCTAATGAAATAGGTTACCCTGTTATTATCAAAGCTACTGCCGGTGGTGGTGGTCGTGGTATGCGCATCATCTGGAAAGACGAAGAGTTTGAACCAGCTTGGGATTCTGCTCGTGTTGAATCTGCCGCTGCATTTGGTAATGATGGTATCTACCTTGAAAAATATGTTGAGGAACCCCGTCACATTGAATTCCAGATTGTAGGTGATCAGTTTGGTACAGTATGTCACTTGTCAGAACGTGACTGCTCGATCCAACGTCGTCACCAAAAATTGATCGAAGAATCCCCTTCACCATTTATGACACCTGAATTAAGAGCTGAAATGGGTGAAGCTGCTGTGAAAGGTGCAAAAGCTGTAAACTATGAAGGTGCCGGTACAATCGAATTTTTGGTTGACAAACACCGCAACTTCTACTTTATGGAAATGAATACCCGTATTCAGGTAGAGCATCCCGTAACAGAAGAAGTGATCAACTTCGATCTGATCAAAGAACAGATCAAGGTTGCTGCTGGCATTCCGATCTCCGGAAAAAATTATGAACCGGAAATGCACGCGATCGAATGTCGTATCAATGCAGAAGATCCGTTCAACAATTTTCGCCCTTCACCGGGAAGAATCACTAACTTTCACTCTCCGGGAGGTCATGGCGTGCGCGTAGATACACACGTATACTCAGGCTATACCATTCCGCCAAACTATGACTCTATGATCGCTAAGTTGATCACTGTTGCACAAACACGTGAGGAAGCGATCTGTACCATGGAGCGTGCATTGAGCGAGTTTGTGATTGAAGGCATCAAAACTACCATTCCTTTGCACCTGAGATTAATGCGTGACCCTAACTTTAGAGCAGGCAATTTCACAACAAAGTTCATGGAAACATTTGACCTAACTGAATATCCTGTAGAAGATTAA
- a CDS encoding energy transducer TonB, producing the protein MIYLLIVNVSLIISFALYRLIFRKLTFFQWNRVYLIGMIFFSLLAPIGIFIELPKAEIIAYSIPMVDLSGYMEIAINSPKEQPISLIDILTYVYWLGVAIAFTLLLFRVILLVRALRDEHDYLSFSFFNKIIIGESIKEKSSIESHERVHVDQGHSYDLLVMELLKIFNWFNPILYFFQKELKFQHECIADEICSTDKVAYAEMLVAHALQVDHLPLTHEFSNHSFLKKRIMMLFKNKSARKKRLLYTAVLPMLLVVVGSTLVFNTTRAKDIVSDVESSINQVEIAGAKDVATDLEKLMEANETPKSKLTAIVEPIQPGIEGHIALNSEGGKLIQQDTTNPMANAIFTEVEVIPEPVGGMRKFMTWVSNNYDYPKAALENAVNGVIEISFVVERDGSLTDLKIKKELGYGTGEAALKLMRRAEKWSSGVQNGRKVRVAYTLPIRLNLSQGEDKPNKSGKVWAEPKLGYEGLRTWFAKNFKMPRSISNKDIDPIIESVFTINPDGTIKSLIVSTDLGKEFRDQATKLLSQSKWDPVLENGVPVESKAAFYFKFKPDGEYVKNYTRVDVTSEPIGGMIALRDYVMKNFNPNSTGEDGNVVVQFVVEKNGQLNNFKVISTPSTKAGDELVRLLQRGAKWKPGILDGSPIKNQYELTLRVMKRNADLYNVYRWEGVKVQKIKS; encoded by the coding sequence ATGATTTACTTATTGATTGTCAATGTTTCATTGATTATCAGCTTTGCGCTCTATAGGCTGATTTTTCGAAAACTCACCTTCTTTCAATGGAATCGCGTCTATTTGATTGGGATGATATTTTTCTCGCTATTGGCACCCATCGGGATATTTATAGAATTACCGAAAGCAGAGATAATCGCGTACTCCATACCTATGGTGGATTTGAGTGGCTATATGGAGATCGCCATCAATAGCCCCAAAGAGCAACCAATTTCCTTGATAGACATCTTGACTTATGTATATTGGCTAGGTGTTGCAATTGCTTTCACGTTGTTGCTATTTCGGGTGATACTGTTGGTGCGTGCATTACGGGATGAACATGATTATCTAAGTTTCTCATTTTTCAATAAAATCATTATTGGAGAGTCTATCAAGGAGAAAAGTAGTATTGAATCACATGAGCGTGTTCATGTCGATCAGGGGCACTCTTATGATTTGCTTGTGATGGAGCTGTTGAAAATTTTCAACTGGTTTAATCCGATTTTATATTTCTTTCAAAAGGAGTTAAAGTTCCAGCATGAATGTATTGCCGACGAAATCTGTTCGACAGATAAGGTGGCCTATGCCGAAATGCTGGTCGCTCATGCGTTGCAGGTGGATCATTTACCACTGACGCATGAGTTTTCTAATCATTCATTTTTAAAGAAAAGAATTATGATGTTATTTAAGAATAAATCAGCACGGAAAAAGCGTTTGTTATATACCGCTGTATTGCCAATGCTGCTAGTTGTAGTTGGGTCTACACTGGTATTCAATACCACGCGTGCAAAGGATATTGTTTCAGATGTTGAAAGTTCGATCAATCAGGTGGAGATCGCAGGAGCAAAAGATGTAGCTACAGATCTTGAAAAGTTAATGGAGGCAAACGAAACACCTAAATCCAAATTGACTGCTATTGTTGAGCCTATTCAACCTGGTATCGAAGGTCATATTGCATTAAACAGTGAGGGAGGCAAGTTGATTCAGCAAGATACGACAAATCCTATGGCGAATGCTATTTTTACTGAGGTCGAAGTTATTCCCGAACCAGTAGGTGGAATGCGTAAATTTATGACTTGGGTTTCCAACAACTATGATTATCCGAAAGCCGCATTGGAAAATGCAGTGAATGGTGTTATTGAAATTTCATTTGTCGTGGAGCGGGATGGAAGCTTAACGGATCTCAAAATCAAAAAAGAGTTGGGCTATGGTACCGGCGAAGCTGCATTAAAGTTAATGAGAAGAGCAGAGAAATGGAGTTCCGGAGTGCAAAATGGTAGAAAAGTTCGTGTTGCTTATACTTTACCTATCCGTTTAAACTTGAGTCAGGGAGAAGATAAGCCAAACAAATCTGGCAAGGTATGGGCTGAACCAAAACTTGGTTATGAAGGGTTGAGAACTTGGTTTGCCAAAAATTTTAAAATGCCAAGATCAATATCCAATAAAGATATTGATCCGATCATTGAAAGTGTTTTCACAATTAATCCTGATGGTACTATAAAGTCTTTAATTGTTAGTACGGATCTTGGCAAAGAGTTTAGAGATCAAGCAACGAAATTATTGTCACAGTCCAAATGGGATCCGGTTTTGGAAAATGGTGTTCCCGTCGAGTCAAAGGCAGCTTTTTATTTCAAATTTAAACCTGATGGTGAATATGTGAAAAATTATACTCGTGTTGATGTAACATCGGAACCTATTGGAGGGATGATTGCATTGCGTGATTATGTCATGAAGAATTTTAATCCAAATTCGACAGGTGAAGACGGGAACGTCGTTGTGCAGTTTGTCGTCGAAAAAAATGGACAACTGAATAATTTTAAAGTAATCAGTACTCCTAGTACGAAGGCGGGTGATGAGCTTGTTCGATTGTTGCAGCGTGGAGCAAAGTGGAAACCCGGTATTCTTGATGGTAGTCCAATTAAAAATCAATATGAACTGACGTTAAGGGTAATGAAGAGGAATGCAGATCTTTATAATGTTTATCGTTGGGAGGGGGTAAAGGTGCAAAAGATTAAATCGTAG
- a CDS encoding J domain-containing protein: MAFVDYYKVLNIDKTASADDIKKAYRKLARKYHPDVNPNDNEAKQRFQEINEANEVLSDPEKRKKYDQYGEHWQHGEEYEKAQQQYRQSQSGGGNPFGAGGNPFAGSGGSQDYTGNFDDGQFSDFFEQMFGSRRGGGRQSTFRGQDFNAELSLSLQQAYTTHQQTFNINGKSIRITIHAGVEDGQKIKLKGYGSEGINEGPKGDLYITINITPDATFKRQGNDLYTSLDIDLYTAILGGEATLDTFGGKIKLKIKPESQNGAKMRLKGKGFPLYRKEGEFGDLYVSLNIKMPSNLSDEEKALFQQLKDLKQ; the protein is encoded by the coding sequence ATGGCTTTTGTAGATTACTATAAAGTGCTTAACATTGATAAAACAGCTTCGGCAGATGATATCAAAAAAGCATATCGCAAATTAGCGCGTAAATACCATCCTGATGTAAACCCGAATGATAATGAGGCAAAACAGCGTTTTCAGGAGATTAATGAAGCAAATGAGGTATTGTCCGATCCAGAAAAACGCAAAAAGTATGACCAATATGGCGAACATTGGCAGCATGGGGAGGAATATGAAAAAGCGCAGCAACAATACAGACAATCCCAATCTGGTGGCGGCAACCCATTTGGTGCCGGAGGAAATCCATTTGCTGGTAGTGGCGGTTCGCAAGATTATACCGGAAATTTCGATGATGGCCAATTCTCAGATTTTTTCGAACAGATGTTTGGAAGCCGACGTGGCGGTGGCAGGCAAAGTACTTTTCGCGGGCAGGACTTTAATGCCGAATTGAGTTTAAGCCTTCAACAGGCCTATACAACCCATCAACAAACCTTTAATATCAATGGTAAAAGTATTCGTATTACAATCCATGCAGGTGTAGAGGATGGACAGAAAATCAAATTAAAAGGATACGGTAGTGAAGGGATCAACGAAGGCCCTAAGGGCGATTTGTATATTACAATCAATATCACTCCCGATGCAACTTTCAAACGACAGGGAAATGACCTGTATACTTCGCTGGATATCGATCTTTATACGGCTATTTTAGGGGGCGAGGCGACACTCGATACCTTTGGCGGTAAGATCAAATTAAAGATAAAGCCCGAAAGTCAAAACGGGGCAAAAATGCGGCTCAAGGGTAAGGGTTTCCCACTCTACCGGAAAGAAGGTGAATTTGGGGACCTCTATGTCAGCCTTAATATTAAAATGCCCAGCAATCTTTCCGACGAGGAAAAAGCATTGTTTCAGCAACTGAAGGATTTAAAACAATAA
- a CDS encoding DUF1003 domain-containing protein, which translates to MDNFISAISGQQFPLEQRILGASIRQPIFKLIRKEYPNFGKDKYIAATELTRFKEAYITEFLKDESGQLSQLDQQVIQSFKDNKVISASMDNDGATAASVGERVADKVAEFGGSWTFIISFVVFLLIWIAVNMYWLNNKGFDPYPFILLNLILSCVAALQAPVIMMSQNRQEAKDRERARNDYMVNLKAELEIRELHEKIDHLIIRKEQELVDVQRDQVEKLGFLLQKMEKIEEAFKNK; encoded by the coding sequence ATGGACAATTTTATCAGTGCTATCTCAGGGCAACAATTCCCTTTGGAACAACGTATTTTGGGAGCTTCTATTCGACAACCCATTTTTAAATTAATCCGGAAGGAATATCCAAATTTTGGGAAAGATAAATATATTGCCGCGACAGAACTGACACGGTTTAAGGAAGCTTATATTACTGAATTTTTAAAAGATGAGTCGGGACAACTCAGCCAACTGGATCAACAAGTTATACAGAGCTTTAAGGACAATAAGGTCATTAGCGCTAGCATGGATAACGATGGAGCAACAGCAGCCTCAGTAGGTGAACGTGTCGCAGACAAAGTCGCTGAATTTGGAGGAAGTTGGACGTTCATTATTTCTTTCGTTGTATTTTTGCTGATCTGGATCGCGGTCAATATGTATTGGTTAAATAATAAAGGTTTTGACCCTTATCCATTTATTTTGCTTAATCTGATCTTGTCCTGTGTGGCTGCGCTGCAGGCCCCGGTGATCATGATGAGCCAAAATAGGCAAGAAGCCAAGGATCGCGAGCGGGCGCGGAATGATTATATGGTTAATCTGAAGGCCGAGCTTGAAATCAGGGAACTACATGAGAAAATTGATCACCTCATTATTAGAAAAGAGCAGGAACTCGTTGATGTGCAGCGTGACCAAGTAGAAAAATTGGGCTTCCTGTTGCAGAAAATGGAAAAAATAGAAGAAGCGTTTAAAAACAAATGA
- the arfB gene encoding alternative ribosome rescue aminoacyl-tRNA hydrolase ArfB, with translation MNITGLIGELTFKFSRSGGAGGQHVNKVSSKVTLQWNVEQSAIFSVEEKAVVAEKLSNRINKEGVLQLESDTDRSQVRNKEIAIGRFLNLLKDALVPSKPRKKTKIPYSSVLKRLDRKKQQSQLKASRKRSFED, from the coding sequence ATGAATATAACAGGATTAATAGGGGAGCTGACCTTTAAATTTTCAAGATCGGGAGGAGCAGGGGGACAACATGTTAATAAGGTATCCTCCAAAGTTACCCTACAATGGAATGTGGAGCAGTCTGCAATTTTTTCGGTAGAAGAAAAGGCTGTGGTGGCTGAGAAGCTTTCGAATCGTATCAATAAAGAGGGAGTATTGCAATTGGAATCGGATACGGACCGCTCACAAGTACGAAATAAAGAAATAGCCATAGGTCGTTTTCTTAACTTATTGAAAGATGCGCTTGTGCCCTCCAAACCAAGAAAGAAAACCAAAATACCTTATTCCAGTGTGCTAAAAAGATTGGATCGGAAGAAGCAACAATCCCAATTGAAAGCTTCACGTAAACGAAGTTTTGAGGATTAA